One window of the Cryptomeria japonica chromosome 7, Sugi_1.0, whole genome shotgun sequence genome contains the following:
- the LOC131030012 gene encoding aldo-keto reductase family 4 member C10-like → MFYERVQMQQRRLREYCKSVNIHVSAFSPLGGPGNSWGSNNVLDNPVIKEIANKHFKTPAQVVLRWGIENGVSVMTKSFNPTRISENFQVFNWKLDEEDHEKINNIRQQQIEFFENFL, encoded by the exons ATGTTCTATGAAAGG GTTCAGATGCAACAGAGGAGATTGAGGGAGTATTGTAAGAGCGTAAACATTCATGTTTCTGCATTCTCACCATTAGGAGGACCAGGAAATTCATGGGGATCAAACAATGTCTTAGATAATCCTGTAATTAAAGAGATTgccaataaacatttcaaaactCCCGCTCAG GTGGTCTTGCGCTGGGGAATAGAGAACGGTGTAAGTGTGATGACTAAAAGTTTCAATCCTACCAGAATATCAGAAAACTTCCAAGTATTCAACTGGAAATTAGATGAAGAAGATCATGAGAAGATCAATAATATAAGACAACAACAAATAGAGTTTTTCGAGAATTTTTTGTGA